One window from the genome of Bdellovibrio sp. NC01 encodes:
- a CDS encoding aspartate kinase: MKPLIVQKYGGATLADPQKIKAVSARIANQSQENSLIVVVSAMGKTTNSLIDLASQVSSHPQRREMDMLLTVGERISMSLVSMALNDLGCRAISFTGSQAGIFTDDSHVNAFIKDVKGFRVEEALQDNKVVILAGFQGVSPVTKEITTLGRGGSDTSAVAMAAAFKAERCEILKDVPAVFTADPNVVKSARPLQELNYDQLMEMTFWGAKVLHYRSVELAKLRDVTLYIGPASNKTSDGTLVKKGLNMFESCKALSLNSHETVLEIKSVEKNSAKALKQLQDLFEAKQIAFPQLLHCEIHQDKTEILLTGPQEIMGAVKRELQNSKDFELHASDFSTVTLTCTGSTSPEIPQKVLEKIDQAQVQARKLIMSAMSATVLVDAKERNKTIEALHALI, translated from the coding sequence ATGAAGCCTCTGATAGTTCAAAAATATGGTGGTGCTACTCTCGCTGATCCGCAAAAGATCAAAGCCGTTTCAGCCCGCATCGCTAATCAATCTCAGGAAAATTCTTTGATTGTTGTTGTCAGTGCCATGGGTAAGACAACGAACTCGCTTATCGATCTTGCAAGCCAAGTTTCTTCTCACCCACAACGTCGTGAAATGGATATGCTTCTTACTGTCGGCGAACGCATTAGTATGTCGCTTGTAAGCATGGCCTTGAACGATCTTGGTTGCCGCGCGATCAGCTTCACCGGCAGCCAAGCTGGGATTTTCACTGACGACTCGCACGTCAATGCTTTCATCAAAGACGTTAAAGGCTTCCGCGTTGAAGAAGCGCTTCAAGACAACAAAGTTGTGATCTTGGCAGGCTTTCAAGGTGTTTCACCTGTGACAAAAGAAATCACGACACTTGGTCGCGGTGGTTCCGATACTTCGGCGGTTGCGATGGCTGCTGCTTTCAAAGCGGAACGCTGTGAAATTCTTAAAGACGTACCGGCAGTATTCACGGCCGATCCAAATGTTGTGAAGTCAGCTCGCCCCCTACAAGAATTGAATTATGATCAATTGATGGAGATGACTTTCTGGGGCGCGAAAGTTCTGCATTATCGCTCTGTTGAATTGGCAAAACTTCGTGATGTCACTTTGTACATCGGCCCAGCTTCGAATAAAACTTCTGATGGAACGCTAGTTAAAAAAGGATTGAATATGTTTGAATCGTGCAAAGCTTTATCTTTGAATTCTCACGAAACAGTTCTTGAAATTAAATCTGTCGAAAAAAATTCTGCGAAAGCGTTGAAACAGTTGCAAGATTTGTTTGAAGCAAAACAAATCGCATTCCCACAACTTCTACACTGTGAAATTCACCAAGATAAAACAGAAATCCTGTTGACTGGCCCACAGGAAATTATGGGTGCAGTAAAACGCGAATTGCAAAATTCAAAAGATTTTGAATTGCACGCTTCTGATTTTTCAACTGTGACTTTGACGTGCACGGGTTCTACATCGCCCGAAATTCCACAAAAAGTTTTAGAAAAAATCGATCAAGCCCAAGTACAAGCTCGCAAACTTATTATGAGTGCGATGAGCGCCACTGTTCTTGTTGATGCAAAAGAAAGAAATAAAACAATTGAAGCTCTTCACGCCTTGATCTAA
- a CDS encoding lytic transglycosylase domain-containing protein — MRTLAAAILSLTLASQAFAETKAATSVPASALNQDTQSLKEKLKALTARSTHVQSDNLIFDLPVTYNKKVSKWVAYYQGNGNKWFRNWLQRSYKFMPFIQNELKNSGLPLDLAYMVMIESGFSSTATSHADAVGPWQFIEPTGARYGLEKTWWLDERRDLKKSTHAAIKYLKDLYSEFGSWYLVAASYNMGENGLRRQIKKYGTKDYWSLIKLSALPAETQEYVPKILAAMLISKAPNLYGFRDLEKMDPLEYEVVLVPGGTELDTLADRIGVTRKSLKDLNAELFLGYIPRQVEKHYIRVPKGAGSIVSNYVYSKNQKVAVE, encoded by the coding sequence ATGAGAACGTTGGCAGCCGCTATTTTATCACTCACTCTTGCTTCGCAAGCATTCGCTGAAACGAAGGCGGCAACATCTGTTCCGGCATCTGCACTCAATCAAGATACGCAATCACTGAAAGAAAAATTGAAAGCTCTGACCGCGCGCTCAACGCACGTTCAATCAGACAATCTAATTTTCGATTTACCTGTGACGTACAATAAAAAAGTCAGCAAGTGGGTCGCATACTATCAAGGTAATGGTAACAAGTGGTTCCGCAATTGGTTGCAACGCTCGTACAAATTCATGCCGTTCATTCAGAATGAATTGAAAAATTCAGGTCTGCCATTAGATCTTGCTTACATGGTTATGATTGAAAGTGGTTTTTCTTCAACCGCAACAAGCCACGCTGATGCCGTGGGGCCTTGGCAATTTATCGAACCAACGGGCGCACGCTATGGTTTGGAAAAAACTTGGTGGTTGGATGAACGACGCGACCTGAAAAAATCGACTCATGCCGCGATTAAATATTTGAAAGATCTCTATAGCGAATTTGGTTCATGGTATCTTGTCGCTGCAAGTTACAACATGGGTGAAAATGGTCTTCGTCGCCAGATTAAAAAATATGGTACAAAAGATTACTGGTCGCTCATTAAGCTTTCAGCTTTGCCAGCAGAAACGCAAGAATATGTGCCTAAAATCCTCGCGGCGATGTTAATTTCAAAAGCACCGAACCTTTATGGCTTCCGTGATCTTGAAAAGATGGACCCGCTTGAGTATGAGGTTGTCCTCGTTCCCGGAGGAACTGAGTTAGACACTTTAGCAGACCGAATTGGTGTCACTAGAAAATCACTAAAAGATTTGAACGCAGAGCTATTTTTGGGATACATTCCTCGCCAGGTAGAGAAGCACTACATCCGAGTGCCTAAAGGCGCTGGAAGTATTGTTTCGAATTATGTGTATTCGAAAAACCAAAAGGTCGCGGTTGAATGA